A region of the uncultured Bacteroides sp. genome:
TGGACTGGCGCAAGCTTTTGTTCTTGGTGCCGAGTTCCTGAACGGAGAACCGGGGTGCCTTATTCTTGGTGATAACATGTTCTACGGACAGAACTTTTCATCCATGTTGAAACGTGCGGCAAGCATTCAAAGTGGGGCCTGCGTTTTTGGTTATTATGTAAAAGACCCTCGTGCTTATGGTGTGGTAGAATTCGATGAAAATGGAGATGTTATCTCACTGGAAGAGAAACCGGAACATCCGAAGAGTAATTATGCAGTGCCTGGTCTTTACTTTTTTGATGCAACTGTTACAGAAAAAGCGGCCAACTTACAACCTTCTGCTCGCGGAGAATATGAGATAACCGACTTGAATAAGTTATATCTGGAAGAAGGATCTTTAAAGGTGGAACTATTTGGACGTGGATTTGCATGGCTGGATACCGGTAACTGCGACAGTTTGCTGGAAGCATCCAACTTTGTGGCAACCATTCAGAACCGTCAGGGCTTTTATGTAAGCTGCATTGAAGAGATTGCCTGGCGCAATGGCTGGATCTCTACTGAACAATTGCATAAATTGGGAAACCAGTTATCAAAAACAGAGTATGGCAAATACTTGCTTGAATTGTCGAAAATAAAATAATAAATATATGAAAACTTATTTAGTGACAGGAGCTGCCGGATTTATCGGAGCTAACTATCTGAAATATATTCTTGCAAAGCATAATGATATAAAGGTTGTAGTACTCGATTTATTAACCTATGCGGGAAATCTGGGTACTATTGCTGAAGATATTGATCACACTCGTTGTGAGTTTGTGAAAGGAGATATTTGTGATCGTGAACTGGCTGATAAGCTATTCGCACAATATCAGTTTGATTATGTGGTGAACTTTGCTGCTGAGAGTCACGTGGACAGAAGTATTGAAAACCCACAATTATTCCTGATGACCAATATCCTTGGAACTCAAAACTTACTGGATGCTGCCCGTCGCAGCTGGGTTACTGGTAAAGACGAACAGGGTTATCCTACATGGCGAGAAGGCATACGTTTTCATCAGGTTTCTACAGATGAAGTTTACGGTAGCCTGGGTGCAGAAGGTTTCTTCCACGAAACAACTCCTCTTTGTCCTCATAGTCCTTACAGTGCATCAAAGACAAGTGCAGATATGTTTGTGATGGCTTATTTTGACACATATAAAATGCCGGTAAGTATTACAAGATGTTCAAATAACTACGGCCCTTTTCACTTTCCCGAAAAACTTATTCCGCTGATTATAAAGAACATCCTTGAAGGTAAGCACTTACCTGTTTATGGTGATGGAAAGAATGTGCGTGACTGGTTGTATGTGGAAGATCACTGCAAAGCAATTGATCTTGTGGTGCGTGAAGGTAGAGTTGGAGAGGTTTACAATGTAGGCGGACACAATGAGAAACAGAATATTGAGATTGTGAAGCTGACCATTTCTACTATTCATCAGATGATGACAGAGAATCCTGCTTATAAGGAAGTGCTGAAGAAAAAGGAACGTGATGAGAAGGGTGAAATTTTTGTTGATTGGATAAATGAATCTTTGATTACGTTTGTGAAAGACCGCCTTGGTCACGATCAGCGATATGCTATTGATCCTACTAAAATAACCAAAGAACTGGGTTGGTATCCGGAGACAAAGTTCGAAGTTGGTATTGTAAAAACAATAAAGTGGTATCTGGAAAATCAGGAATGGGTAGAAGAAGTTACTAGTGGTGATTACCAGAAATACTACCAAAAGATGTATGGAAACAAATGATAGACCCTGACTCGCAAATTCTCATGGTAGACCTCAAAGGTCAGTACCTGAAAATAAAGCCGGAGATTGATAATGCTATTCAGAGTGTAATAGATTCCTCTGTTTATATTAATGGTCTGCCGGTGGGGGAATTTGCAGCCAATCTTGAAAACTATACGGGAGCACGTCATGTGATTCCCGTTGCCAATGGCACGGATGCTCTTCAAATAGCATTAATGGCATTGGGGCTCCATCCTGGAGACGAAGTGATTGTTCCGGCCTTTACTTATATAGCTTCTGCAGAGGTTATTGCCTTGTTGGGATTGGTTCCCGTAATGGTGGATGTGGATTATGATTCTTTCAATGTGACGGCTGCCCACATTCAAAAAGCAATTACTCCTAAAACAAGAGCGATTATTGCTGTTCATCTGTTTGGACAAAGCTGCCCGATGGAGGAGATACTTCAATTGGCAGAAGCAAATGATTTGTTTGTGGTGGAGGATAATGCGCAATCTATTGGGGCTATTTATTCTTTTTCTGATGGAAGAGAGCAGCAGACTGGTACAATGGGACACTTTGGTTGTACCTCTTTTTTCCCTACTAAAAATCTTGGCTGCATGGGAGACGGCGGAGCATTGATGACGAATAATGACGATCTTGCTTTCCGTGCCAAGATGATTGCCTGCCACGGTCAGTCTAAAAAATATGTTCACGATGTGATTGGCTGTAACTCCAGGTTGGATGCCATTCAGGCTGCTATATTAAATGTGAAACTTCACCATCTGAACGATTATATTCACCAAAGACAAGTGGCTGCAAAGCGCTATTATGATGGCTTGTCTGGCTTGGAATCAATTGTGTTGCCCCGAAAGATGCCTTATTCCTCTCATGTTTACCATCAGTTTACAGTGAAAGTAATCGATGGCAGACGAGATGAACTAAAACATTATCTTAGTGAATATGGTATACCCAGTATGATTTATTATCCTCGCCCACTGCAACAACAGAATGCTTTCAGGGATATTGCACGTAAAGGTGAGGAACTGACAGCTTCGAAAGAGCTTTGCCAACAGGTCCTTTCACTGCCTATGCACACGGAACTGACTGAAGAGGTGCAAACATATATTATTGAAAAAATACGGGAATATGCAGAACAGTAGGGAAAACTATTTTGTTCATGAAACAGCGGTGATTGATCCTGATTGCCAGATAGGTGAGGGAACAAAGATCTGGCATTTTTCTCATCTGATGACGGGTTGCACGGTTGGCAATAACTGTAATATTGGTCAGAATGTGGTGATTTCTCCGCAAGTGGTGCTTGGCAATAACGTGAAAGTACAGAATAACGTATCTGTTTATACCGGAGTGATTTGTGAAGACGATGTGTTTCTTGGTCCGTCATGCGTTTTTACCAATGTGATTAATCCGCGCAGCTTTATCAACCGAAAAGACGAATTTTGCACCACACTTGTGAAACATGGGGCAACAATAGGTGCAAATGCTACCATTGTATGTGGGAATACAATTGGTGCCTTTGCTATGGTTGGCGCGGGAGCGGTAATAACCAAAGATGTCCCTCCTTATGCGTTAGTTACCGGGAATCCAGCCCAGCAGACTGGTTGGGTAAGTGAATATGGTCATAAACTTGTATTCAATGAACAAGGCGAAGCAATCTGCCCCGAAAGCGAACAACACTATTTCCTGAAAGATGGAAAAGTTTTGCCTGTCTAAATATGTAAATGTCTTATTGTAAGATTTTTATTTTTTCTAATAAGATTTTCCAATTATTCAGGTTATATTTTTATTTTGATATACATCAAAATAATGCTTTGATATATATCATCACTACCGTTTGATATATATCATAATATCTGTTAGATGTACATCAAATACAAATTATATTTAGATAAATAAAAAAGGTTTCCTTGAAGATTAAAGATTATCCAATAATCAATCCCATAGAAAGAAGTATTGCCAGAAAAAGCATGTTCCGCGATGATTCTCCTAAAAGAGCATTCAGCTCTTTACCGCTGTGAATCCTTACCAACCGTTGCCAGGTAAGAAAATGAGGAATAAGGTACAGTTGCGGAAGTAAGGCAGCCCATAGGCGACCTTCCCATGCAAAGTAGATGCAGAGCCAGCATGCGGCAATACCTAAAAAGAGATAGATAAAACGTCCGAAAGGTTCGCCAAAGCGTACGATAATAGTCTTTTTTCCACTCTTGGCATCAGTATCGCGGTCACGGTAGTTGTTCACAACCAGCAACGTGTCAATAACCAGTCCGCTAACTAAAGAGCCAACGAAAACATGCGGAGTGAGTGTAAGGGCTTGCACGTAGTACGTTCCGCATACAGGTACAACCCCAAAAAAGATAAGTACAAGTAAATCTCCCCATCCGTGATAGGAGAGAGGATAAGGTCCGGTGGTATAAAGAAATGCAAAGGCTACGCAGAAAATACCGACCAGAATAAGCCACCATCCACCATATAAAAGAAGTGTGCTACCCACGATACATGCCAATGCCACGACTACAAAAATACCTTTCTTCATGGCTGATGGAGAAATCCATCCCTGAGCACAAGCTCGTTCAGGTCCAAGACGGTCTTCACGGTCGGTTCCTTTCAGGAAGTCGAACAAGTCATTTATCAGGTTTGATGCAATCTGCATAAGGAAAGCAAATAAGCAACATATCAGTGCCGGTAGCCAATTAAATTTTCCATCTGCAATAGCCAGCCCGCTACCTATTAATATTGGTACCACTGCTCCGGCTAATGTCTTTGGACGTGCAGCAAGCAGCCAAGCTTTCGCAGAGTCCTTTTCTATTATATCTTTCATCTTTCTTCGTTTTACAGAACAAAGATACAATCATTCTGAAGAATATGCTGAAAGTTGGTGCGGAAATCAGGATTTGGGTTGTTTGTTTGGTAGAAAGTAAAGGTGAAATGTAATTTATTCGGATAAATAGGTATCTTTGTTGAGTTATAAAATCAAGTTAAATAACACTCCCTTTTAAAACACTTATTCTAAAATTAAAATTACTACTATGAAACATTCGTCAATGCAGACAATTTTGTTTGCTGTTTTTACATTTATCTCAGTTACTTCAATGGCACAATCTGGAGAATCTTATTCACAGGTCATGAGAAAATATCTGATAGCTACCAATACTCTGAAAAATATGCAGGCTATGGTTCCTCAGATACTTAAGCCTTTTCAAGAAAGTTCACCGAATGTTCCTAAAGAATTCTGGGATTCAGCTAAAGAGGAAATACTAAAAGACGTGGTAAACCAGATGACGGACATGCTAACCCCGATCTATCAGAAGTATTTGACACAAAAGGAATTGGAAGATGTATTGGCTTTCTATGAATCCCCTGCCGGAAAAAAGATTAGTGATGTAACTCCTAATATTACAACAGAAGCAATACAAGTAGGACAGAATTGGGGTGTCTCTATTGTTTCTA
Encoded here:
- the rfbA gene encoding glucose-1-phosphate thymidylyltransferase RfbA; this encodes MKGIILAGGSATRLYPLSKAISKQIMPVYDKPMIYYPLSTLMLAGIREVLIISTPRDLPMFKDLLGTGEDLGMNFQYKIQEKPNGLAQAFVLGAEFLNGEPGCLILGDNMFYGQNFSSMLKRAASIQSGACVFGYYVKDPRAYGVVEFDENGDVISLEEKPEHPKSNYAVPGLYFFDATVTEKAANLQPSARGEYEITDLNKLYLEEGSLKVELFGRGFAWLDTGNCDSLLEASNFVATIQNRQGFYVSCIEEIAWRNGWISTEQLHKLGNQLSKTEYGKYLLELSKIK
- the rfbB gene encoding dTDP-glucose 4,6-dehydratase, producing MKTYLVTGAAGFIGANYLKYILAKHNDIKVVVLDLLTYAGNLGTIAEDIDHTRCEFVKGDICDRELADKLFAQYQFDYVVNFAAESHVDRSIENPQLFLMTNILGTQNLLDAARRSWVTGKDEQGYPTWREGIRFHQVSTDEVYGSLGAEGFFHETTPLCPHSPYSASKTSADMFVMAYFDTYKMPVSITRCSNNYGPFHFPEKLIPLIIKNILEGKHLPVYGDGKNVRDWLYVEDHCKAIDLVVREGRVGEVYNVGGHNEKQNIEIVKLTISTIHQMMTENPAYKEVLKKKERDEKGEIFVDWINESLITFVKDRLGHDQRYAIDPTKITKELGWYPETKFEVGIVKTIKWYLENQEWVEEVTSGDYQKYYQKMYGNK
- a CDS encoding DegT/DnrJ/EryC1/StrS family aminotransferase — translated: MVDLKGQYLKIKPEIDNAIQSVIDSSVYINGLPVGEFAANLENYTGARHVIPVANGTDALQIALMALGLHPGDEVIVPAFTYIASAEVIALLGLVPVMVDVDYDSFNVTAAHIQKAITPKTRAIIAVHLFGQSCPMEEILQLAEANDLFVVEDNAQSIGAIYSFSDGREQQTGTMGHFGCTSFFPTKNLGCMGDGGALMTNNDDLAFRAKMIACHGQSKKYVHDVIGCNSRLDAIQAAILNVKLHHLNDYIHQRQVAAKRYYDGLSGLESIVLPRKMPYSSHVYHQFTVKVIDGRRDELKHYLSEYGIPSMIYYPRPLQQQNAFRDIARKGEELTASKELCQQVLSLPMHTELTEEVQTYIIEKIREYAEQ
- a CDS encoding acyltransferase — protein: MQNSRENYFVHETAVIDPDCQIGEGTKIWHFSHLMTGCTVGNNCNIGQNVVISPQVVLGNNVKVQNNVSVYTGVICEDDVFLGPSCVFTNVINPRSFINRKDEFCTTLVKHGATIGANATIVCGNTIGAFAMVGAGAVITKDVPPYALVTGNPAQQTGWVSEYGHKLVFNEQGEAICPESEQHYFLKDGKVLPV
- a CDS encoding 1,4-dihydroxy-2-naphthoate polyprenyltransferase → MKDIIEKDSAKAWLLAARPKTLAGAVVPILIGSGLAIADGKFNWLPALICCLFAFLMQIASNLINDLFDFLKGTDREDRLGPERACAQGWISPSAMKKGIFVVVALACIVGSTLLLYGGWWLILVGIFCVAFAFLYTTGPYPLSYHGWGDLLVLIFFGVVPVCGTYYVQALTLTPHVFVGSLVSGLVIDTLLVVNNYRDRDTDAKSGKKTIIVRFGEPFGRFIYLFLGIAACWLCIYFAWEGRLWAALLPQLYLIPHFLTWQRLVRIHSGKELNALLGESSRNMLFLAILLSMGLIIG
- a CDS encoding DUF2059 domain-containing protein — translated: MKHSSMQTILFAVFTFISVTSMAQSGESYSQVMRKYLIATNTLKNMQAMVPQILKPFQESSPNVPKEFWDSAKEEILKDVVNQMTDMLTPIYQKYLTQKELEDVLAFYESPAGKKISDVTPNITTEAIQVGQNWGVSIVSKIQAKMKEKGYTK